The genomic stretch GCTTTACGATAAGTATCATCCCTATTTTTTTTCCCAATTGGTGGTTTTATGTTTGCATCACCGTCTTGATAAAGAAAAGCGCGTCctctataaataaaaatacaactACCAttgttaaatatctttcttcatatttaatctaattcaaacaataattaagTATATTACTTACCTATGAATCCAATGATAATTATTTGATCCTAAAAACATTACGCAAAATTTACCAGGACTGTGAGGTATGGCTTCTATGTTTTCAGGAATTTCATGAGGATAACAAATACGAGATGGCCACCAACGGTAATTACCAAGTTTAACCCATACAACTTCTCCATACAAAGGCAATCTGCCTGTTTCACAATCTTCACAAATAAATGCACCATCCGGAGCATCAATACCTAAAATCATCATTAAATATAAAATCCATTTGTTATTATTCTTTTAACTCAATTATTCTTTTAACTATTTTCACTATCTCACTCTACTAATATCAATATTTACatacaataattatatacatatctgcGACTTGCTATCAATAATATTACTATTCTGTAACTATTGTATTCGCTTTAAAAATAGTTACCTAAACATTCCAAATGAAATGACGTTGGACATGTATCACAACAGATAAGACTTCCGCCTCTTGTACATAAAAAGCACCAAGCCGCGTTTACTGGAGGTTGTGGGGCTTGGTAATGCTTCGGACAAACTATTTGGCTACCAGTTAAAATTACCGAACCAGCAGGTAAACAAGACGTAGATGTATGGTAGGACGAAGGACAACGAACGCATCGTGCTAATTTCTCGTTTGGAGCTCTCGAATGACTATCCTGAGGATTGTCTGAACTGCATGTATGACATACATGATATGGGCAAGTTAAGCGGCCTCCTTGCCAATGAGACTaatgagaaaataaaataagtaatatatttacaagtaatatataataacattataTATGATGTTAAATATCTGTTATTGAACATTAGGCTATCATTACAGTAGATGCGTATTCTGATGAATGAAACTTCTGAAGACGAGAGAAAAATGTATACGCtcataagaatctatatatgtatatacatacatatatatttgattACTGTGTCATACTGAGTTTGTCCGTATGACAGTTCGTCAGAACACGCATTCACTATAATCTACCTGTGGCCACGATTTCAAGCAAGACGAATGATAATGTTTTCCACAAGCTAACACAGAACATCTTATTCTATCTCCTTCTCTTTCGTTACATATGAAGCAAGCAGGTGCTACACCTGATAAGCAATCGATACATTTAAAGAACTCGTCCTCTTGCTCTTCTGATTTACCTGAAATTAAGAATAATATTCAGTTTGAGTAAATGTTAACATCATGCAAAATATCAAAGGTGTAATTGACAATTCGCTGTACCATTATTCTCATCATTATCAGTATTGCTTTGTTTAATCTCATTTATATCATTGAGAATTTTATCATCCATTATATTCTCATCAACAGAATGCTCTGGACTAGATTCTCCTGGTTTCACACAAGAAAGGTGAAAATATGAATAACAAGGACCTTTACACCTAGTTAATTTCCCAGTTTTTTCACATATTTGACAAACTTTCTCTTGCTTTGTTCCTTTGAAAAGATTATAAGGTctatttcttttcgtttctgaAACACTTATCTCTTCCttttcaactttaattcttGATCTTTTATTATCTTTAGCACTTCcatttatttctaataataaGTCGTCTTCGTTGTTTAATGAATTTTCTTTTGTATGAGCACTAGTAGTGTCTGATGTTACATATGATCGATATTTTTTGCGAAAAGAAGAATTCATGTTATCCCAagtcttttttaaatatttcctaATATCGTGTTCCGACGCATCCGGATATTCGTCTTCTAACATATCTCGATTCCGTTCGTAATAAACTTCGAAGACACCATCTACATCCTCTTCAGTACGAAATTCTACCTTTTGCACAAGAGAGATTTCATCATTGGAATCTCTTTGACTTAAGGGAGATAACGGAGGAGTATCTGAATTAAGTTTCGAATGATTTTTACCATTCTCAATGTATTTAAGCATTTTTTGTTTAGTTCCATCTGTTTTCTCTTTATCTACTTCATATACCTGCGGAAttattcaatataaatatttgtgaaactataatattaataatatgtaaTTGTTTCATTCACATATGCATACATTATCTTGCCTAGCACGTTTAAAATCAGGACCATTTGAATCACTTGAGTTTTtccttttattcgttttatcttTTTCCTCTGATATTTTAGATGACttatttcttatacttttttccTTTGGTTTAAAAACATGTGCTCTATCATCATTACTCATTGATTCAACTTCCATAGCTTCTTCGATCGCACTTTCCCATTTTGACTTTATACCAGGCTTAACAATAAATGCTGCGGCATATTTAGCATCTCTCTTCTTTACTTCTGCAGTTATTGATTCTGATAATTTTTTAAAGTCTGCAAGATTTGTAAATGGAATCATAGAGTTTGATGAAACCCAACTGTGACGTCCTTTATCGCCAAAGTATTGGACATGTATCATTAGCGTTTGTGATCTGGCAGTAGCTGGTCAaacaaatatacgtatatacatatatatatatatatataaatatatttcacatGAATTGTACCAGTTACCATAAAATTGCTACATTTAAAATACTAACAAAgacaatttaaagaaaaaatattttttgtaggtAACTTGTTACAAATAATACATAGATGCTttttagaaaatgataatgctcaatatttaattaaagattATATTCAAATGATAGAGAAGaacataaaacaaaacaagataCTATTGAGCAAAACATATGTTTATAAgcaatctttttaattattctaataaatTTGTAAACGAAAACTTACCTTTTAATCTATGATATACCATTAGAACTGGATCAAGTGTTATAACACAAGGCCAAAAAGGAAAATTACCAACTCTGGCCCATGCTAATTGACCTAATATCCAATTACACTGTATAGGAGAATCAACCAATTTTGGAGTAGTATCCTCCATAATACTTAAATTAGTAGAAGAATCACTTGTATCATCCATATCGTTAACTGTATTATTTTCATCTGTACTATCGTTACTACTATCTGGTGAATTTTGATATTTACGATTCCTTGGCATTTTAGAATTCTACAAGTTAcatatattaatgttatatcatatgctactaaatacatatatacatatttctattaatatatttgattaaaagaaatatgatggcaattgaaaaagaaaacaattaatGTACATAACTATATAAGATTATAAATAtgcatacatttatttattatatggtataataaacaataattgtttattataccacaaaataaataaatacacataCGAATAAGAATTATACAGTAAAACATTAATGAAAGCTACATATAGTACCATAGTTTGTTAAGAATAGTATTGATCTTTAATCAGAAAGATTGTAATTGATCTTAAGAGGCATAACATGCCTTTGAGGAAGTGGCAACCTCATTCTTAGGAGACTTGGATTTTATTGTTCTGCCATACCGACTTCTACCAGATGAAGTTTTACTAAAATTGATACTGAAATCCTTTGGGTCATTTTTAAAGTTACTGCAGGTTGTTCCCAAATTTCTGTCCAATTCGCCAAATCTTGATTCAATTGTTATGCCCACCTTGCTATTTACTCTGTTGATAGTATTCATTGTTTTCCAACTAATTTAGCATCTTCGTCTATCGAAGGAGACAGTAATTCGGTGACATGAAACCTCATATACCTCTTCAGCGTTTTACACAATATAAACTTTAGAACTTGTGTATAAAGGACTCATGTACAGAAAACAATTTTCATTATCGCTGAAAATAGCTGCGATGGCCGATTTTCAAGCGGTACTTTATTTCTTACAGAAACgacacttattttttatcagtcCACAGAAATCAACGCATATTATGCGCAAActtttgaaaaaatttattaGGTGTTCCATAAACAATTTCTTATCTTAATGTTAACAAATTGTAACTGAATCCTGCGGGTCTCTAAATAGGGACAGACGCGTTTCCCGCGATTTTAGATGATTCTCATAACCATGTTTAGTTTAATTTTTCACTATACGTAGCGTTTGGTGATTTTTCTTTTATAGGTTACTTCAGTTTCCAATTGTGTAAAAACTCATATCAacttatacatacgtatacttgTATCGTTGTATGTTACGTTTCACGTTACTTGTTACGGACCTaataatgaatattttgttaatgctCTATGAAGTACTAATtaaatcatatatttatatctatattttaaaTTAGAAACTACGTGAAAATTTGTTATTGAATCAAATCATAATGACATctgtaaatatgtatgtatacacgc from Bombus vancouverensis nearcticus chromosome 9, iyBomVanc1_principal, whole genome shotgun sequence encodes the following:
- the NSD gene encoding nuclear receptor binding SET domain protein isoform X2; the encoded protein is MNTINRVNSKVGITIESRFGELDRNLGTTCSNFKNDPKDFSINFSKTSSGRSRYGRTIKSKSPKNEVATSSKNSKMPRNRKYQNSPDSSNDSTDENNTVNDMDDTSDSSTNLSIMEDTTPKLVDSPIQCNWILGQLAWARVGNFPFWPCVITLDPVLMVYHRLKDFKKLSESITAEVKKRDAKYAAAFIVKPGIKSKWESAIEEAMEVESMSNDDRAHVFKPKEKSIRNKSSKISEEKDKTNKRKNSSDSNGPDFKRARQDNVYEVDKEKTDGTKQKMLKYIENGKNHSKLNSDTPPLSPLSQRDSNDEISLVQKVEFRTEEDVDGVFEVYYERNRDMLEDEYPDASEHDIRKYLKKTWDNMNSSFRKKYRSYVTSDTTSAHTKENSLNNEDDLLLEINGSAKDNKRSRIKVEKEEISVSETKRNRPYNLFKGTKQEKVCQICEKTGKLTRCKGPCYSYFHLSCVKPGESSPEHSVDENIMDDKILNDINEIKQSNTDNDENNGKSEEQEDEFFKCIDCLSGVAPACFICNEREGDRIRCSVLACGKHYHSSCLKSWPQSHWQGGRLTCPYHVCHTCSSDNPQDSHSRAPNEKLARCVRCPSSYHTSTSCLPAGSVILTGSQIVCPKHYQAPQPPVNAAWCFLCTRGGSLICCDTCPTSFHLECLGIDAPDGAFICEDCETGRLPLYGEVVWVKLGNYRWWPSRICYPHEIPENIEAIPHSPGKFCVMFLGSNNYHWIHRGRAFLYQDGDANIKPPIGKKNRDDTYRKALEEANEIHQRLKIERAAAKDHGPRGLKPPHYVKLKMNKPVGNVKPAEVESIVACDCDAEWENPCAPGTDCLNRILLVECSPGICPAGAKCKNQAFVQRQYPAMEPFHTVGRGWGLRSLEHIKAGQFVIEYVGEVIDEAEYKRRLHRKKELKNENFYFLTIDNNRMIDAEPKGNLSRFMNHSCSPNCETQKWTVNGDTRIGLFALCDIERGEELTFNYNLACDGETRKPCLCGAPNCSGFIGLKVQKPQVTTPSTAGIQQKKFDKIDKMKRQKRLRKHVLCWSCGQEIEKLTEFVVCDQKTCNKKYHKSCVIIDDADSRFSCPWHHCAECRRRTSAHCSFCSAAFCQVHLDGNLFEYSEKAGFVCKLHESMDMQRSAEDEKDYSDNDTETDKEHSSTGSNSPLIIMEKSIPREPSPRVSIIEVHPSSEESEESQKEDDEEATQSTNFMPCEYSSKSMKRKELHRLSLRLKGEKDQVEKFSNLTSSQLEAIIGGSLFE
- the NSD gene encoding nuclear receptor binding SET domain protein isoform X1, which gives rise to MNTINRVNSKVGITIESRFGELDRNLGTTCSNFKNDPKDFSINFSKTSSGRSRYGRTIKSKSPKNEVATSSKNSKMPRNRKYQNSPDSSNDSTDENNTVNDMDDTSDSSTNLSIMEDTTPKLVDSPIQCNWILGQLAWARVGNFPFWPCVITLDPVLMVYHRLKATARSQTLMIHVQYFGDKGRHSWVSSNSMIPFTNLADFKKLSESITAEVKKRDAKYAAAFIVKPGIKSKWESAIEEAMEVESMSNDDRAHVFKPKEKSIRNKSSKISEEKDKTNKRKNSSDSNGPDFKRARQDNVYEVDKEKTDGTKQKMLKYIENGKNHSKLNSDTPPLSPLSQRDSNDEISLVQKVEFRTEEDVDGVFEVYYERNRDMLEDEYPDASEHDIRKYLKKTWDNMNSSFRKKYRSYVTSDTTSAHTKENSLNNEDDLLLEINGSAKDNKRSRIKVEKEEISVSETKRNRPYNLFKGTKQEKVCQICEKTGKLTRCKGPCYSYFHLSCVKPGESSPEHSVDENIMDDKILNDINEIKQSNTDNDENNGKSEEQEDEFFKCIDCLSGVAPACFICNEREGDRIRCSVLACGKHYHSSCLKSWPQSHWQGGRLTCPYHVCHTCSSDNPQDSHSRAPNEKLARCVRCPSSYHTSTSCLPAGSVILTGSQIVCPKHYQAPQPPVNAAWCFLCTRGGSLICCDTCPTSFHLECLGIDAPDGAFICEDCETGRLPLYGEVVWVKLGNYRWWPSRICYPHEIPENIEAIPHSPGKFCVMFLGSNNYHWIHRGRAFLYQDGDANIKPPIGKKNRDDTYRKALEEANEIHQRLKIERAAAKDHGPRGLKPPHYVKLKMNKPVGNVKPAEVESIVACDCDAEWENPCAPGTDCLNRILLVECSPGICPAGAKCKNQAFVQRQYPAMEPFHTVGRGWGLRSLEHIKAGQFVIEYVGEVIDEAEYKRRLHRKKELKNENFYFLTIDNNRMIDAEPKGNLSRFMNHSCSPNCETQKWTVNGDTRIGLFALCDIERGEELTFNYNLACDGETRKPCLCGAPNCSGFIGLKVQKPQVTTPSTAGIQQKKFDKIDKMKRQKRLRKHVLCWSCGQEIEKLTEFVVCDQKTCNKKYHKSCVIIDDADSRFSCPWHHCAECRRRTSAHCSFCSAAFCQVHLDGNLFEYSEKAGFVCKLHESMDMQRSAEDEKDYSDNDTETDKEHSSTGSNSPLIIMEKSIPREPSPRVSIIEVHPSSEESEESQKEDDEEATQSTNFMPCEYSSKSMKRKELHRLSLRLKGEKDQVEKFSNLTSSQLEAIIGGSLFE
- the NSD gene encoding nuclear receptor binding SET domain protein isoform X5, giving the protein MNSKMPRNRKYQNSPDSSNDSTDENNTVNDMDDTSDSSTNLSIMEDTTPKLVDSPIQCNWILGQLAWARVGNFPFWPCVITLDPVLMVYHRLKATARSQTLMIHVQYFGDKGRHSWVSSNSMIPFTNLADFKKLSESITAEVKKRDAKYAAAFIVKPGIKSKWESAIEEAMEVESMSNDDRAHVFKPKEKSIRNKSSKISEEKDKTNKRKNSSDSNGPDFKRARQDNVYEVDKEKTDGTKQKMLKYIENGKNHSKLNSDTPPLSPLSQRDSNDEISLVQKVEFRTEEDVDGVFEVYYERNRDMLEDEYPDASEHDIRKYLKKTWDNMNSSFRKKYRSYVTSDTTSAHTKENSLNNEDDLLLEINGSAKDNKRSRIKVEKEEISVSETKRNRPYNLFKGTKQEKVCQICEKTGKLTRCKGPCYSYFHLSCVKPGESSPEHSVDENIMDDKILNDINEIKQSNTDNDENNGKSEEQEDEFFKCIDCLSGVAPACFICNEREGDRIRCSVLACGKHYHSSCLKSWPQSHWQGGRLTCPYHVCHTCSSDNPQDSHSRAPNEKLARCVRCPSSYHTSTSCLPAGSVILTGSQIVCPKHYQAPQPPVNAAWCFLCTRGGSLICCDTCPTSFHLECLGIDAPDGAFICEDCETGRLPLYGEVVWVKLGNYRWWPSRICYPHEIPENIEAIPHSPGKFCVMFLGSNNYHWIHRGRAFLYQDGDANIKPPIGKKNRDDTYRKALEEANEIHQRLKIERAAAKDHGPRGLKPPHYVKLKMNKPVGNVKPAEVESIVACDCDAEWENPCAPGTDCLNRILLVECSPGICPAGAKCKNQAFVQRQYPAMEPFHTVGRGWGLRSLEHIKAGQFVIEYVGEVIDEAEYKRRLHRKKELKNENFYFLTIDNNRMIDAEPKGNLSRFMNHSCSPNCETQKWTVNGDTRIGLFALCDIERGEELTFNYNLACDGETRKPCLCGAPNCSGFIGLKVQKPQVTTPSTAGIQQKKFDKIDKMKRQKRLRKHVLCWSCGQEIEKLTEFVVCDQKTCNKKYHKSCVIIDDADSRFSCPWHHCAECRRRTSAHCSFCSAAFCQVHLDGNLFEYSEKAGFVCKLHESMDMQRSAEDEKDYSDNDTETDKEHSSTGSNSPLIIMEKSIPREPSPRVSIIEVHPSSEESEESQKEDDEEATQSTNFMPCEYSSKSMKRKELHRLSLRLKGEKDQVEKFSNLTSSQLEAIIGGSLFE
- the NSD gene encoding nuclear receptor binding SET domain protein isoform X4, whose protein sequence is MNTINRVNSKVGITIESRFGELDRNLGTTCSNFKNDPKDFSINFSKTSSGRSRYGRTIKSKSPKNEVATSSKNSKMPRNRKYQNSPDSSNDSTDENNTVNDMDDTSDSSTNLSIMEDTTPKLVDSPIQCNWILGQLAWARVGNFPFWPCVITLDPVLMVYHRLKATARSQTLMIHVQYFGDKGRHSWVSSNSMIPFTNLADFKKLSESITAEVKKRDAKYAAAFIVKPGIKSKWESAIEEAMEVESMSNDDRAHVFKPKEKSIRNKSSKISEEKDKTNKRKNSSDSNGPDFKRARQDNVYEVDKEKTDGTKQKMLKYIENGKNHSKLNSDTPPLSPLSQRDSNDEISLVQKVEFRTEEDVDGVFEVYYERNRDMLEDEYPDASEHDIRKYLKKTWDNMNSSFRKKYRSYVTSDTTSAHTKENSLNNEDDLLLEINGSAKDNKRSRIKVEKEEISVSETKRNRPYNLFKGTKQEKVCQICEKTGKLTRCKGPCYSYFHLSCVKPGESSPEHSVDENIMDDKILNDINEIKQSNTDNDENNGKSEEQEDEFFKCIDCLSGVAPACFICNEREGDRIRCSVLACGKHYHSSCLKSWPQSHWQGGRLTCPYHVCHTCSSDNPQDSHSRAPNEKLARCVRCPSSYHTSTSCLPAGSVILTGSQIVCPKHYQAPQPPVNAAWCFLCTRGGSLICCDTCPTSFHLECLGIDAPDGAFICEDCETGRLPLYGEVVWVKLGNYRWWPSRICYPHEIPENIEAIPHSPGKFCVMFLGSNNYHWIHRGRAFLYQDGDANIKPPIGKKNRDDTYRKALEEANEIHQRLKIERAAAKDHGPRGLKPPHYVKLKMNKPVGNVKPAEVESIVACDCDAEWENPCAPGTDCLNRILLVECSPGICPAGAKCKNQAFVQRQYPAMEPFHTVGRGWGLRSLEHIKAGQFVIEYVGEVIDEAEYKRRLHRKKELKNENFYFLTIDNNRMIDAEPKGNLSRFMNHSCSPNCETQKWTVNGDTRIGLFALCDIERGEELTFNYNLACDGETRKPCLCGAPNCSGFIGLKVQKPQVTTPSTAGIQQKKFDKIDKMKRQKRLRKHVLCWSCGQEIEKLTEFVVCDQKTCNKKYHKSCVIIDDADSRFSCPWHHCAECRRRTSAHCSFCSAAFCQVHLDGNLFEYSEKAGFVCKLHESMDMQRSAEDEKDYSDNDTETDKEHSSTGSNSPLIIMEKSIPREPSPRVSIIEHPLPDIGSSEK
- the NSD gene encoding nuclear receptor binding SET domain protein isoform X3, yielding MNTINRVNSKNSKMPRNRKYQNSPDSSNDSTDENNTVNDMDDTSDSSTNLSIMEDTTPKLVDSPIQCNWILGQLAWARVGNFPFWPCVITLDPVLMVYHRLKATARSQTLMIHVQYFGDKGRHSWVSSNSMIPFTNLADFKKLSESITAEVKKRDAKYAAAFIVKPGIKSKWESAIEEAMEVESMSNDDRAHVFKPKEKSIRNKSSKISEEKDKTNKRKNSSDSNGPDFKRARQDNVYEVDKEKTDGTKQKMLKYIENGKNHSKLNSDTPPLSPLSQRDSNDEISLVQKVEFRTEEDVDGVFEVYYERNRDMLEDEYPDASEHDIRKYLKKTWDNMNSSFRKKYRSYVTSDTTSAHTKENSLNNEDDLLLEINGSAKDNKRSRIKVEKEEISVSETKRNRPYNLFKGTKQEKVCQICEKTGKLTRCKGPCYSYFHLSCVKPGESSPEHSVDENIMDDKILNDINEIKQSNTDNDENNGKSEEQEDEFFKCIDCLSGVAPACFICNEREGDRIRCSVLACGKHYHSSCLKSWPQSHWQGGRLTCPYHVCHTCSSDNPQDSHSRAPNEKLARCVRCPSSYHTSTSCLPAGSVILTGSQIVCPKHYQAPQPPVNAAWCFLCTRGGSLICCDTCPTSFHLECLGIDAPDGAFICEDCETGRLPLYGEVVWVKLGNYRWWPSRICYPHEIPENIEAIPHSPGKFCVMFLGSNNYHWIHRGRAFLYQDGDANIKPPIGKKNRDDTYRKALEEANEIHQRLKIERAAAKDHGPRGLKPPHYVKLKMNKPVGNVKPAEVESIVACDCDAEWENPCAPGTDCLNRILLVECSPGICPAGAKCKNQAFVQRQYPAMEPFHTVGRGWGLRSLEHIKAGQFVIEYVGEVIDEAEYKRRLHRKKELKNENFYFLTIDNNRMIDAEPKGNLSRFMNHSCSPNCETQKWTVNGDTRIGLFALCDIERGEELTFNYNLACDGETRKPCLCGAPNCSGFIGLKVQKPQVTTPSTAGIQQKKFDKIDKMKRQKRLRKHVLCWSCGQEIEKLTEFVVCDQKTCNKKYHKSCVIIDDADSRFSCPWHHCAECRRRTSAHCSFCSAAFCQVHLDGNLFEYSEKAGFVCKLHESMDMQRSAEDEKDYSDNDTETDKEHSSTGSNSPLIIMEKSIPREPSPRVSIIEVHPSSEESEESQKEDDEEATQSTNFMPCEYSSKSMKRKELHRLSLRLKGEKDQVEKFSNLTSSQLEAIIGGSLFE